In Phycisphaerae bacterium, the genomic stretch GACGCGGTCCGCGGCTCTGTTGGGAGAATGGACAGGCCGAATTACTGGAACATGAGAGACGCCTGTCCGGACCGGAGGATCAGACGGCGTCAATAGCAGGCGACGGAAGAACATGGGACGGATTGCTGAAGCGCTGAAACGAGCACAGCAGGAGCGGAACCTGCGGCTGGCGCAAACGACGGATATGTCGTTTGGCAATGTTGCCGCCGCTTCCGTGCGCACTTTCGGGCGCGGGGCCACGAGGGCGGAGTCCTTTTCCGATTGTGTCCAGTCGCTGCTGAAGCCTCCTTCGTCGCCACAACCGTTTCCGATCACGGCCCCTGCCGTTGAAAGTGAGTCGGTCGGCGGGGAGGTGGTGGCTCTACACGAGCCGAACTCGGTGACGGCCGAGAAGTTTCGATCCGTCCGCACCCGGTTGATCACCGCCAATCCAGGGGGCGGTCCCCGTGTGCTGGCCCTGACCTCGGCCCTGCACGGCGAGGGCAAGACCGTTACCACCGCCAATCTGGCATTCAGTTTTGCGGAACTGAAGTACCTGCGGGTAGCCATGGTGGATCTTGATTTTCACGCCTGCGGGCTGAGTTGTCTGCTCGGGGCCGAGCGTCAGCCGGGGCTGGCGGAGGTCTTGCGAGGCGAGCTGTCGCTGGCGGAGGTATGCATGCCGGCGGTCCGGGATAATCTCTACCTCATCCCGGCCGGAGATCCGGCGGGTTTGTTGCCCAGCGAACTGCTTGCCAGCAAGTCGTTCGGCGGCGTTTTCAAGGAACTGACCGAGCGTTTTCATTACAGTCTGATC encodes the following:
- a CDS encoding CpsD/CapB family tyrosine-protein kinase; amino-acid sequence: MGRIAEALKRAQQERNLRLAQTTDMSFGNVAAASVRTFGRGATRAESFSDCVQSLLKPPSSPQPFPITAPAVESESVGGEVVALHEPNSVTAEKFRSVRTRLITANPGGGPRVLALTSALHGEGKTVTTANLAFSFAELKYLRVAMVDLDFHACGLSCLLGAERQPGLAEVLRGELSLAEVCMPAVRDNLYLIPAGDPAGLLPSELLASKSFGGVFKELTERFHYSLIDTPPVHEAADTGVIAPLCHSVIMVVRMNRTPEPLVDRCVKMLQANRVNVAGCVLAGYHETRMASLSHDYYQSTS